The following proteins are co-located in the Cupriavidus pauculus genome:
- a CDS encoding transglycosylase SLT domain-containing protein — protein MRFGRFLAVVACAALLAACAGTPTPPAGEMAGTPTALESGPPKDPLNTLNSTGRAGSLAGAPVVNVDQASVDWLRGPSADIWARIRKGFTMPDLEGTLVDDRTQWYAARPDYMERMVGRSSRYLYHIVEELERRNMPTELALLPFVESAFNPQAESTAKAAGMWQFIPSTGKSYNLKQNMFRDERRDVLASTDAALDYLSRLHDMFGDWHLALAAYNWGEGAVSRAIARNQARGLPTDYASLTMPNETRYYVPKLQAVKNIIANPAAYGVKLPDIPDHPYFVTVTTSRDIDVALAAKLANMPLDEFKALNPSFNRPVILGAANPQILLPFDNAERFQYNLNTYRGGLSTWTAISVDSRERVEALAARLNVDADTLREINRIPKGMRLKAGSTVMIPRTERHDQDISASLVDTAMLAVEPDVPDAKRVVVKAGRRDTVVSVARRYGVSPRQVQSWNKLSGSKLVAGQSLVLMLRPNSAAAARAERGDDGDDAPARSAARGKSTGKPAGKAVAARSSKADKAEKAEPRKRVVVEATPRKAAAAKSAAKPAPAKSTSSATSAKSTKGHAR, from the coding sequence ATGCGATTTGGTCGATTTCTGGCGGTAGTTGCGTGTGCCGCGCTGCTTGCAGCCTGCGCCGGCACACCCACTCCGCCCGCCGGCGAGATGGCCGGCACGCCGACCGCCCTGGAATCCGGTCCGCCCAAGGACCCGCTCAACACCCTGAACAGCACTGGCCGCGCCGGCTCGCTGGCCGGCGCGCCGGTGGTCAACGTCGACCAGGCCAGCGTGGACTGGCTGCGCGGCCCGTCCGCCGATATCTGGGCCCGCATCCGCAAGGGCTTCACGATGCCGGACCTGGAAGGCACGCTGGTCGACGACCGCACGCAGTGGTATGCCGCGCGCCCCGACTACATGGAACGGATGGTCGGCCGGTCGAGCCGCTACCTGTACCACATCGTGGAAGAGCTGGAGCGCCGCAACATGCCCACCGAGCTGGCGCTGCTGCCGTTCGTGGAGAGCGCGTTCAACCCCCAGGCGGAATCGACGGCCAAGGCGGCCGGCATGTGGCAGTTCATCCCGAGCACGGGCAAGTCCTACAACCTCAAGCAGAACATGTTCCGCGACGAGCGGCGCGACGTGCTGGCGTCCACCGACGCCGCGCTGGACTACCTGTCGCGGCTGCACGATATGTTCGGCGACTGGCACCTGGCGCTGGCGGCCTATAACTGGGGCGAGGGCGCCGTGTCGCGCGCCATCGCACGCAACCAGGCGCGCGGGCTGCCCACCGACTACGCCAGCCTGACCATGCCGAACGAGACGCGCTACTACGTGCCGAAGCTCCAGGCGGTCAAGAACATCATCGCCAACCCGGCCGCGTACGGCGTGAAGCTGCCCGACATTCCCGACCATCCGTACTTCGTCACGGTCACCACGTCGCGCGACATCGACGTGGCGCTGGCGGCCAAGCTGGCCAACATGCCGCTGGACGAGTTCAAGGCGCTGAACCCGTCGTTCAACCGGCCCGTGATCCTGGGCGCGGCCAATCCGCAGATCCTGCTGCCGTTCGACAACGCCGAGCGCTTCCAGTACAACCTCAACACCTACCGGGGCGGCCTGTCGACGTGGACGGCGATCTCGGTGGATAGCCGCGAGCGGGTGGAGGCACTGGCGGCGCGGCTCAATGTCGATGCCGATACCCTGCGCGAGATCAACCGCATTCCCAAGGGCATGCGCCTGAAGGCCGGGTCGACGGTGATGATCCCCCGCACCGAGCGCCATGACCAGGACATCAGCGCGTCGCTGGTGGATACCGCGATGCTGGCCGTGGAGCCCGACGTGCCCGACGCCAAGCGCGTGGTCGTCAAGGCGGGCCGGCGCGATACCGTGGTGTCCGTGGCGCGCCGCTACGGCGTGTCGCCCCGGCAGGTGCAGTCGTGGAACAAGCTGTCGGGCAGCAAGCTCGTGGCCGGGCAGAGCCTGGTACTGATGCTGCGGCCCAATTCGGCTGCGGCGGCGCGGGCCGAGCGCGGCGACGATGGCGACGATGCGCCCGCGCGCAGTGCCGCGCGGGGCAAATCGACCGGCAAGCCGGCGGGCAAGGCGGTTGCGGCCCGGTCGTCGAAAGCCGACAAGGCGGAAAAGGCCGAGCCGCGCAAGCGCGTGGTGGTGGAGGCCACGCCGCGCAAGGCGGCTGCTGCCAAGTCCGCCGCCAAGCCGGCGCCGGCCAAGTCGACGTCATCGGCCACGTCGGCCAAGTCCACCAAGGGCCACGCGCGCTAG
- the gloB gene encoding hydroxyacylglutathione hydrolase, with amino-acid sequence MLKVEPIPAFQDNYIWAIHDGQCAAVVDPGEAGPVERFLAQRGLALGAIVITHHHGDHQGGVSDLLASHPDGPDGAPVPVIGPAGERIGHRTQAVREGDTVSLAHPAATFRVIDVPGHTAGHVAYAGDLPGVGPVVFCGDTLFASGCGRLFEGTPAQMLASLDKLAALPGDTRVYCAHEYTRSNVRFARAVEPDNAALGAWSDQVDALRQADTPTVPTTLAHERAVNPFLRSREPAVRAAVQAQGGDVSSDAAAFGALRGWKDNFR; translated from the coding sequence ATGTTGAAAGTGGAGCCGATCCCCGCCTTCCAGGACAACTATATCTGGGCGATCCACGACGGCCAATGCGCCGCCGTGGTGGACCCAGGCGAGGCCGGGCCCGTGGAGCGCTTTCTGGCGCAACGCGGGCTGGCATTGGGCGCTATTGTAATCACCCATCACCACGGCGATCACCAGGGCGGCGTTTCGGACCTGCTGGCGAGCCATCCCGACGGCCCCGACGGCGCCCCGGTGCCGGTCATCGGCCCGGCCGGCGAGCGGATCGGCCACCGCACCCAGGCCGTGCGCGAGGGCGACACCGTGTCGCTGGCCCACCCGGCCGCCACGTTCCGGGTCATCGACGTGCCGGGCCACACGGCCGGCCACGTGGCCTATGCGGGGGACCTGCCCGGCGTGGGCCCGGTGGTGTTCTGCGGCGATACCCTGTTCGCCAGCGGCTGCGGGCGGCTGTTCGAGGGCACGCCGGCGCAGATGCTGGCGTCGCTGGACAAGCTGGCCGCGCTGCCCGGCGACACCCGCGTCTATTGCGCCCACGAGTACACGCGCAGCAACGTCCGCTTTGCGCGGGCCGTGGAGCCGGACAACGCCGCGCTGGGCGCCTGGTCAGACCAGGTAGACGCGCTGCGCCAAGCCGATACCCCCACCGTGCCGACCACGCTGGCCCACGAGCGGGCGGTCAACCCGTTCCTGCGCTCACGCGAGCCGGCCGTGCGCGCGGCCGTCCAGGCGCAGGGCGGCGACGTCAGCAGCGACGCCGCGGCGTTCGGCGCGCTGCGCGGCTGGAAGGACAATTTCCGCTGA
- the rnhA gene encoding ribonuclease HI — protein sequence MQEVTIYSDGACKGNPGPGGWGAVLVAGDHEKELFGGENPTTNNRMELMAVIEALRALKRPCVINIYTDSQYVQKGISEWISGWKKRGWLTADKKPVKNADLWQMLDEARQPHVIEWHWVRGHAGHPGNERADRLANRGVESLNA from the coding sequence ATGCAAGAAGTCACGATTTATTCCGACGGCGCCTGCAAGGGCAATCCCGGCCCTGGCGGCTGGGGCGCCGTGCTGGTCGCCGGCGACCACGAGAAAGAACTGTTCGGCGGCGAGAACCCGACCACCAACAACCGCATGGAGCTGATGGCCGTGATCGAGGCGCTGCGCGCGCTCAAGCGGCCCTGCGTGATTAACATCTACACCGACTCGCAGTACGTGCAAAAAGGCATCAGCGAGTGGATCTCGGGCTGGAAGAAGCGCGGCTGGCTGACGGCCGACAAGAAGCCGGTCAAGAACGCCGACCTCTGGCAGATGCTGGACGAAGCGCGCCAGCCGCACGTGATCGAATGGCACTGGGTGCGCGGCCACGCCGGCCACCCCGGCAACGAACGCGCGGACCGGCTGGCCAACCGCGGCGTGGAATCGCTCAACGCCTGA
- a CDS encoding class I SAM-dependent methyltransferase has protein sequence MSNRPIIDWEEWLASPPGQYMLEWESRQYDRTVTDIFGYHAVQLGLPHVDTLRENRMPFSALALDGRAGPHGPRETHPDARQLLCRFDELPFETQSIDLVTLPHILEFSEDPHEVLREVSRVLMPEGRVVVTCFNPMSLWGARQGLNRLGATPFLPSDAQTIGFVRIKDWLKLLGFEIIRGRFGCYCPPYRTERWLQRAAFMEKAGDRWWPIFGSVYMISAVKRVKNIRLVGPAWKTAKPALAPVAAPVATPTGTHGKHHKTPPGQ, from the coding sequence ATGTCCAACCGACCGATTATAGATTGGGAAGAATGGCTCGCCTCGCCGCCCGGGCAGTACATGCTCGAGTGGGAATCGCGCCAGTACGACCGGACGGTGACGGACATCTTCGGCTATCACGCGGTGCAGCTGGGCCTGCCCCACGTCGACACGCTGCGCGAGAACCGCATGCCGTTCTCGGCGCTGGCGCTGGACGGCCGCGCCGGCCCGCACGGCCCGCGCGAGACGCACCCCGACGCCCGCCAGCTGCTGTGCCGCTTCGACGAACTGCCGTTCGAGACGCAGAGTATCGACCTGGTCACCCTGCCCCATATCCTGGAATTTTCCGAGGACCCGCACGAAGTGCTGCGCGAGGTGTCGCGCGTGCTGATGCCGGAAGGCCGCGTGGTCGTGACCTGCTTCAACCCCATGAGCCTGTGGGGCGCCCGGCAGGGCCTGAACCGCCTGGGCGCCACGCCGTTCCTGCCCAGCGACGCCCAGACCATCGGCTTCGTGCGGATCAAGGACTGGCTCAAGCTGCTGGGCTTCGAGATCATCCGCGGCCGGTTTGGCTGCTACTGCCCGCCCTACCGCACCGAGCGCTGGCTGCAGCGCGCCGCGTTCATGGAGAAGGCGGGCGACCGCTGGTGGCCCATCTTCGGCTCGGTCTACATGATCTCGGCCGTCAAGCGCGTCAAGAACATCCGCCTGGTCGGCCCGGCCTGGAAGACGGCCAAGCCGGCCCTGGCGCCCGTGGCGGCCCCGGTGGCCACGCCCACGGGCACCCACGGCAAGCACCACAAGACCCCGCCCGGCCAGTAG